The DNA region TTTCCGCGAATGCGAAAAAATTTGGCGCCTCAGGCGGGAACCGCGGCACCGTCCGAGCGTGGGTCGGAGGCCCCGAAGATGCGCCCGTCCTTGCGGCGGACCAGGGCGCCGGCATGGCCCATCAGGTCCGCATGCGAGGCGTCGAGGACCTCGACATCATGGCCGGCACGCTGGAGCGCGTTCACGACATCCGGATCGAAGCGGTTTTCGAGGCGCAGATTAGTATGGTCCGAGCCCCAGCTTCGCCCCAAGAGCCAGCGCGGCGCGGCGATCGCCTCGGCGAGGTCCATGCCGAAGCGGGCATAGCGCGTGAACACGGCCGCCTGCGTCTGCGGCTGGCCCTCGCCGCCCATCGTGCCATAGCTCATGAAGCGGCCATCGTCGAACGAGGCCATGGCCGGGTTGAGCGTATGGAATGGCTTGCGGCCGGGATGCAGCGGATTGCGGGCCCGATGGTCGAGCGAGAAGCTCGATCCGCGGTTCTGCCAGGTGATGCCCGTGCGCGGCAGCACGACGCCCGAGCCGAACTCCCAGAAGATCGACTGGATATAGGAGACGGCCATGCCGTTCGCGTCGATCGCGCCGAGCCAGACGGTGTCACCCTTCTTGGCGACCTGCGGCCAGGGCGCCGCCCGGCGCATGTCGACATGTCCCGCCTCGCGGTCGAGCACGGCGTTGGACAGATGCATGGAGAGATCGCCGGCGATCTCGGGGTCGGTCACATGGGCATCGCGGATCAGGAAGGCGCGCTTGGTAGCCTCGACGAGACCGTGCACATGCTCGAAGCTCTCGCCGCGCTGGACGCCGAGGCGCTCGAATACACCCAGAATAATCAGCGAGGCGACGCCCTGTGTGGGCGGCGGCGCGTTGAACAGTTCGACATCGGTAAGGCGCACCGAGAGCGGCGGGCGGAAGCGCGCCTGGTGCTTGGCCAGGTCGTCGCGGGTCACCGGGCTGCCGATCCGTTCGAGATCGTCGGCGATCGTCACCGCGATGTCGCCGCGATAGAAATCGTCGAAGCCGGCATGCGCGAGCTGGTCGAGCGTATCGGCGAATCGCTCCTGACGCAGGATCGTGCCGACTTCAGGAACCTCT from Kaistia algarum includes:
- a CDS encoding gamma-glutamyltransferase family protein codes for the protein MSETVVGEKGMVVAPHWAAAEAGAEILRAGGNALEAMIATAATIAVVYPHMNGIGGDGFWLVREPGRPPRYIKGCGSAGSKATIAAYRAKGYDHIPTRGPDAALTVAGAVSGWELAFELSKSLGGRIERTTLLENAIGHARAGTAVTRSQTRLTREHLAALKAAPGFADFFLVDGEVPEVGTILRQERFADTLDQLAHAGFDDFYRGDIAVTIADDLERIGSPVTRDDLAKHQARFRPPLSVRLTDVELFNAPPPTQGVASLIILGVFERLGVQRGESFEHVHGLVEATKRAFLIRDAHVTDPEIAGDLSMHLSNAVLDREAGHVDMRRAAPWPQVAKKGDTVWLGAIDANGMAVSYIQSIFWEFGSGVVLPRTGITWQNRGSSFSLDHRARNPLHPGRKPFHTLNPAMASFDDGRFMSYGTMGGEGQPQTQAAVFTRYARFGMDLAEAIAAPRWLLGRSWGSDHTNLRLENRFDPDVVNALQRAGHDVEVLDASHADLMGHAGALVRRKDGRIFGASDPRSDGAAVPA